A section of the Bombus terrestris chromosome 2, iyBomTerr1.2, whole genome shotgun sequence genome encodes:
- the LOC100642835 gene encoding uncharacterized protein LOC100642835 isoform X1 — protein MFFLLSRRIPGPYTMLALIATNLVISTAAPLSKHLSEDASNDARNGFSAVPKILEIQLPLKIATKDDLVAWARYVMGLMASRINITLTTVKESPSKPTGNVKAAESNRGFDNSKGFESVRPQNSGRNLALQNFDNIKPINGIRHYTNTNSVENTRYAENFEKTKIPAAVRILENGRHTENIRIVENGRHPGNVRLLENGRQPENVRVLENRRQPENVRGPQRNGNLQLSNDKVYATAQLPSFTINGATTKSLFNNNRQLQPTFNNFAITDTTVPSPLEITANINIPRSRFKEPTTKDTFDMTNLLKSADRQLFVPQFPDFGPAIGIDVRPTDVVQNTNVVSPPARTYLPVTTTNDNIKFPNDPFVTRYFFDGVERNISSNLGIADEITFTTRSPLVFNDEIPLKGVDFLSQQRNISSVKPLFKVPFEAVITFTHEEPVQTTTLKNEGGKYFTIPTRDPLDQFPPYFDTNYTVTNESGQINVVLDDSIQVNETTNNSKKEERKKQEKKKDGAKKDKSKKQKSEGKRQPSPISQLLKTIVAIRRNNTPSTNLTPPPLNQQTSSTTQRVPERQRVPQSQRTQLYSTQKPPSALKQKGRRNQTSLAQQVEEDDDNGSKEDNGSNEDDNNEDDGGKEGNKSKENSGEDNDGIESDEENDNKNGSEESSNQSESDEDYDDDEEGGPIQTIIDLLMLVAPALEDLSDPDSDADIADLLEVGIPILQDLSDGDAEAGGSDIPALLLPILLQLSRGKNGERDSAAILTPLLQLVAPLIGPIIGPLAVPLSRQISNAPGQGGSSFGDLIKASLGPLLEPVGPGKMTVLSNLIAGVISSLSKNSGAGGKSDLASLVKAVVAGAIAGTSAGSSGSNGAKDTYGAPTSYGADHSPPRPYGYANCRPGYGGRC, from the exons ATGTTTTTCCTGTTGTCGAGGAGAATACCAGGGCCCTATACGATGCTCGCGCTTATAGCGACAAACCTGGTGATTTCAACGGCCGCACCGTTGTCGAAACATTTGTCAGAAGACGCTTCGAACGACGCGAGAAACGGGTTCTCTGCCGTGCCAAAAATTCTGGAGATTCAGTTGCCGCTGAAAATTGCGACCAAGGACGACTTGGTAGCATGGGCCAGGTACGTTATGGGACTAATGGCGTCTCGAATAAATATCACTCTGACTACTGTGAAAGAGTCGCCGTCAAAACCTACTGGAAATGTCAAAGCTGCAGAAAGCAACAGAGGTTTCGACAACAGCAAAGGTTTCGAGAGCGTAAGACCGCAGAACAGCGGTAGAAATTTGGCGTTGCAAAATTTTGATAATATCAAACCTATCAATGGTATCCGACATTATACGAACACAAACAGCGTCGAGAACACGAGATACGCCGAGAACTTTGAAAAAACGAAAATTCCAGCAGCTGTTAGAATTCTGGAGAACGGTAGACACACGGAAAACATAAGAATTGTAGAGAATGGTAGGCATCCTGGAAACGTTCGACTTTTGGAAAACGGTAGACAACCTGAAAATGTTAGAGTTTTAGAGAATCGTAGACAACCCGAGAACGTTAGAGGCCCTCAAAGAAATGGAAACCTTCAGTTATCGAACGATAAGGTGTACGCTACTGCGCAGTTGCCATCGTTTACGATCAACGGGGCGACTACGAAGAGTTTATTTAACAACAATCGGCAACTTCAACCAACATTTAACAACTTCGCCATCACCGATACCACTGTTCCAAGTCCACTAGAAATCACAGCGAATATAAATATTCCAAGATCGAGATTCAAAGAGCCAACCACCAAAGATACCTTCGACATGACGAATTTATTGAAATCCGCGGATCGACAGCTGTTTGTCCCTCAATTTCCTGACTTTGGTCCAGCTATTGGCATCGACGTGAGACCTACTGATGTCGTTCAAAATACAAACGTAGTTTCGCCTCCTGCGAGGACTTATCTACCTGTGACCACGACTAATGACAACATCAAGTTCCCAAATGATCCTTTTGTTACTAGATACTTTTTCGACGGAGTCGAAAGGAATATTTCCAGTAACCTGGGTATCGCAGATGAGATCACGTTCACCACGCGGAGTCCTTTGGTTTTCAACGATGAGATACCATTGAAAGGCGTTGATTTTCTATCTCAACAGAGGAACATAAGTTCTGTAAAACCGCTGTTCAAAGTTCCTTTCGAAGCGGTGATTACGTTTACCCACGAAGAACCTGTACAAACGACCACGTTGAAGAACGAGGGTGGTAAATACTTCACGATACCAACTAGAGATCCTCTTGATCAATTTCCACCTTATTTTGATACCAATTATACTGTGACCAACGAATCTGGACAAATCAACGTTGTACTCGATGATAGCATTCAAGTAAACGAAACAACGAACAATTCTAAAAAGGAGGAGCGGAAGAAgcaagagaagaagaaggacggcGCGAAGAAGGACAAGTCGAAGAAACAAAAATCTGAAGGAAAGCGTCAACCGTCACCGATTAGTCAGTTATTGAAGACGATAGTCGCGATCAGAAGAAATAATACTCCGTCGACGAATCTTACGCCGCCTCCGTTGAACCAACAGACATCATCGACTACGCAGAGGGTTCCAGAGCGTCAAAGGGTTCCACAATCTCAGAGAACTCAACTTTATTCTACTCAGAAGCCACCG TCTGCGCTCAAACAAAAAGGAAGACGTAATCAGACGTCTTTGGCTCAACAAGTTGAG GAGGATGACGACAATGGAAGCAAAGAGGATAATGGCAGCAACGAGGACGATAACAACGAGGACGATGGTGGGAAAGAAGGTAACAAAAGTAAAGAAAATAGCGGCGAAGATAACGATGGCATCGAATCCGATGAAGAAAATGATAACAAGAATGGCTCTGAAGAGAGTTCTAACCAAAGCGAGTCAGATGAAGACTATGACGACGACGAAGAAGGTGGTCCCATACAAACCATCATCGACTTACTTATGCTTGTCGCACCAGCTTTGGAAGATCTTAGCGAC CCTGACTCCGATGCTGATATTGCCGATTTACTCGAAGTAGGAATTCCAATACTTCAAGACCTGTCGGAC GGAGATGCTGAAGCAGGAGGAAGCGATATCCCAGCACTGTTGCTTCCAATCTTGTTGCAACTTAGTAGA GGTAAAAATGGCGAAAGAGATTCGGCTGCGATTTTGACACCGCTTCTTCAATTAGTTGCACCGCTAATCGGGCCCATTATTGGTCCATTGGCTGTACCATTGAGTCGTCAAATCAGTaac GCTCCAGGTCAAGGTGGATCGAGTTTTGGTGATCTGATTAAGGCTTCATTGGGTCCCTTGCTcgaa CCGGTTGGACCTGGAAAGATGACGGTGCTCTCAAACCTAATCGCCGGAGTTATCTCTAGTCTTAGCAAA AATTCAGGAGCTGGTGGTAAATCAGATCTAGCGAGTCTTGTGAAAGCGGTGGTCGCTGGAGCTATAGCAGGCACCAGTGCAGGTTCCAGTGGTTCCAATGGTGCCAAGGACACTTATGGAGCTCCCACCAGCTATGGTGCTGACCATAGTCCTCCCCGTCCATACGGTTAC GCTAATTGTCGACCTGGCTATGGTGGAAGGTGCTAA
- the LOC100642835 gene encoding uncharacterized protein LOC100642835 isoform X2, protein MFFLLSRRIPGPYTMLALIATNLVISTAAPLSKHLSEDASNDARNGFSAVPKILEIQLPLKIATKDDLVAWARYVMGLMASRINITLTTVKESPSKPTGNVKAAESNRGFDNSKGFESVRPQNSGRNLALQNFDNIKPINGIRHYTNTNSVENTRYAENFEKTKIPAAVRILENGRHTENIRIVENGRHPGNVRLLENGRQPENVRVLENRRQPENVRGPQRNGNLQLSNDKVYATAQLPSFTINGATTKSLFNNNRQLQPTFNNFAITDTTVPSPLEITANINIPRSRFKEPTTKDTFDMTNLLKSADRQLFVPQFPDFGPAIGIDVRPTDVVQNTNVVSPPARTYLPVTTTNDNIKFPNDPFVTRYFFDGVERNISSNLGIADEITFTTRSPLVFNDEIPLKGVDFLSQQRNISSVKPLFKVPFEAVITFTHEEPVQTTTLKNEGGKYFTIPTRDPLDQFPPYFDTNYTVTNESGQINVVLDDSIQVNETTNNSKKEERKKQEKKKDGAKKDKSKKQKSEGKRQPSPISQLLKTIVAIRRNNTPSTNLTPPPLNQQTSSTTQRVPERQRVPQSQRTQLYSTQKPPSALKQKGRRNQTSLAQQVEEDDDNGSKEDNGSNEDDNNEDDGGKEGNKSKENSGEDNDGIESDEENDNKNGSEESSNQSESDEDYDDDEEGGPIQTIIDLLMLVAPALEDLSDPDSDADIADLLEVGIPILQDLSDGDAEAGGSDIPALLLPILLQLSRGKNGERDSAAILTPLLQLVAPLIGPIIGPLAVPLSRQISNAPGQGGSSFGDLIKASLGPLLEPVGPGKMTVLSNLIAGVISSLSKNSGAGGKSDLASLVKAVVAGAIAGTSAGSSGSNGAKDTYGAPTSYGADHSPPRPYGYPKPSSNSLDLLGSSIKDIFNAILKVVASLVNAITTILGASSNSSNEPVSAPYGPAPPSKYGTPSSTSVPLSETISITTSKPQRLIRL, encoded by the exons ATGTTTTTCCTGTTGTCGAGGAGAATACCAGGGCCCTATACGATGCTCGCGCTTATAGCGACAAACCTGGTGATTTCAACGGCCGCACCGTTGTCGAAACATTTGTCAGAAGACGCTTCGAACGACGCGAGAAACGGGTTCTCTGCCGTGCCAAAAATTCTGGAGATTCAGTTGCCGCTGAAAATTGCGACCAAGGACGACTTGGTAGCATGGGCCAGGTACGTTATGGGACTAATGGCGTCTCGAATAAATATCACTCTGACTACTGTGAAAGAGTCGCCGTCAAAACCTACTGGAAATGTCAAAGCTGCAGAAAGCAACAGAGGTTTCGACAACAGCAAAGGTTTCGAGAGCGTAAGACCGCAGAACAGCGGTAGAAATTTGGCGTTGCAAAATTTTGATAATATCAAACCTATCAATGGTATCCGACATTATACGAACACAAACAGCGTCGAGAACACGAGATACGCCGAGAACTTTGAAAAAACGAAAATTCCAGCAGCTGTTAGAATTCTGGAGAACGGTAGACACACGGAAAACATAAGAATTGTAGAGAATGGTAGGCATCCTGGAAACGTTCGACTTTTGGAAAACGGTAGACAACCTGAAAATGTTAGAGTTTTAGAGAATCGTAGACAACCCGAGAACGTTAGAGGCCCTCAAAGAAATGGAAACCTTCAGTTATCGAACGATAAGGTGTACGCTACTGCGCAGTTGCCATCGTTTACGATCAACGGGGCGACTACGAAGAGTTTATTTAACAACAATCGGCAACTTCAACCAACATTTAACAACTTCGCCATCACCGATACCACTGTTCCAAGTCCACTAGAAATCACAGCGAATATAAATATTCCAAGATCGAGATTCAAAGAGCCAACCACCAAAGATACCTTCGACATGACGAATTTATTGAAATCCGCGGATCGACAGCTGTTTGTCCCTCAATTTCCTGACTTTGGTCCAGCTATTGGCATCGACGTGAGACCTACTGATGTCGTTCAAAATACAAACGTAGTTTCGCCTCCTGCGAGGACTTATCTACCTGTGACCACGACTAATGACAACATCAAGTTCCCAAATGATCCTTTTGTTACTAGATACTTTTTCGACGGAGTCGAAAGGAATATTTCCAGTAACCTGGGTATCGCAGATGAGATCACGTTCACCACGCGGAGTCCTTTGGTTTTCAACGATGAGATACCATTGAAAGGCGTTGATTTTCTATCTCAACAGAGGAACATAAGTTCTGTAAAACCGCTGTTCAAAGTTCCTTTCGAAGCGGTGATTACGTTTACCCACGAAGAACCTGTACAAACGACCACGTTGAAGAACGAGGGTGGTAAATACTTCACGATACCAACTAGAGATCCTCTTGATCAATTTCCACCTTATTTTGATACCAATTATACTGTGACCAACGAATCTGGACAAATCAACGTTGTACTCGATGATAGCATTCAAGTAAACGAAACAACGAACAATTCTAAAAAGGAGGAGCGGAAGAAgcaagagaagaagaaggacggcGCGAAGAAGGACAAGTCGAAGAAACAAAAATCTGAAGGAAAGCGTCAACCGTCACCGATTAGTCAGTTATTGAAGACGATAGTCGCGATCAGAAGAAATAATACTCCGTCGACGAATCTTACGCCGCCTCCGTTGAACCAACAGACATCATCGACTACGCAGAGGGTTCCAGAGCGTCAAAGGGTTCCACAATCTCAGAGAACTCAACTTTATTCTACTCAGAAGCCACCG TCTGCGCTCAAACAAAAAGGAAGACGTAATCAGACGTCTTTGGCTCAACAAGTTGAG GAGGATGACGACAATGGAAGCAAAGAGGATAATGGCAGCAACGAGGACGATAACAACGAGGACGATGGTGGGAAAGAAGGTAACAAAAGTAAAGAAAATAGCGGCGAAGATAACGATGGCATCGAATCCGATGAAGAAAATGATAACAAGAATGGCTCTGAAGAGAGTTCTAACCAAAGCGAGTCAGATGAAGACTATGACGACGACGAAGAAGGTGGTCCCATACAAACCATCATCGACTTACTTATGCTTGTCGCACCAGCTTTGGAAGATCTTAGCGAC CCTGACTCCGATGCTGATATTGCCGATTTACTCGAAGTAGGAATTCCAATACTTCAAGACCTGTCGGAC GGAGATGCTGAAGCAGGAGGAAGCGATATCCCAGCACTGTTGCTTCCAATCTTGTTGCAACTTAGTAGA GGTAAAAATGGCGAAAGAGATTCGGCTGCGATTTTGACACCGCTTCTTCAATTAGTTGCACCGCTAATCGGGCCCATTATTGGTCCATTGGCTGTACCATTGAGTCGTCAAATCAGTaac GCTCCAGGTCAAGGTGGATCGAGTTTTGGTGATCTGATTAAGGCTTCATTGGGTCCCTTGCTcgaa CCGGTTGGACCTGGAAAGATGACGGTGCTCTCAAACCTAATCGCCGGAGTTATCTCTAGTCTTAGCAAA AATTCAGGAGCTGGTGGTAAATCAGATCTAGCGAGTCTTGTGAAAGCGGTGGTCGCTGGAGCTATAGCAGGCACCAGTGCAGGTTCCAGTGGTTCCAATGGTGCCAAGGACACTTATGGAGCTCCCACCAGCTATGGTGCTGACCATAGTCCTCCCCGTCCATACGGTTAC CCTAAACCATCATCAAACTCACTTGATCTGCTCGGCTCATCGATCAAAGACATCTTTAACGCGATATTAAAAGTGGTTGCTTCGTTAGTGAATGCAATTACGACTATTTTAGGCGCCTCGTCGAACAGCTCGAATGAACCGGTATCGGCACCTTACGGTCCGGCCCCACCCTCTAAATATGGCACGCCATCCAGTACATCGGTTCCTCTTAGCGAGACTATTAGCATAACTACTAGTAAACCACAACGATTAATAAGACTATGA